The window CGCTAAAACGCCCATTGTAATCTTTAATCTTACTGAGGATTAAATCGTAAGGTCGATACATCTCTCATTTTAGAATTATTCGGATCTTCCTGATAATTCTCAGTAGGTTAGTCTGTTGACTCGGTTGGTGAAAATATCGTCTCATTAGGTTTCTTTTGGATTCAGGGAGTTCCAGGATGGGACAACAACAAGAAGGGATAAAACGGGCGTTAACGGTGGGTGAAATTAATTTGGCCCGTTCGGTGTTTGGCAGTTCAGTTTTCTATGAGAAGGTGTTTGTCCACTGCGATAGCTATCTGCCGTTTGGACTGCAAGCCAGCAGAACGGCGATGGCGCCCAACGGAGAAGTCTGGTTTAGACAAGCCTTGTATAAGGCTGATTTTTTCACGGCCGCCGCAGGTTTCCAGCATGTATTTATCCACGAAATGAGCCATGTCTGGCAGTACCAAAAAGGTATGTGGGTGAGAACCCGAGGGCTATTGAGTTGGGCTGCCGAATACAAATATCGACTCGATGGTAAACAGCTGTTGCATAACTACTCCATGGAACAACAGGCTTCAATCATCGCTGATTATTGGTTCCTGAAGAAGTATGGTTACACTATCTGGCTGGGCGCGATTAACAATGGCGTGAATTTTCAGGGCGTAACGGATAAAGCGATCGCCAGAAAATACGAATATGCGCTTTCTCAGTTTTTTAAGCAGAGGTAACAGGATGAACCGCATTATTTTGGCTGGAACGCTGACTTTGCTGCTCGCCGGCTGTATGCATATGAACGATCCGAGGCCAAAGAACTATGCGGCCAGCGTCACTGTCGTTGATAACCACGTTTGTGTGCGGGTTCAGCCGGAAGGGGATGAGCGGTTGGCCGGCGTCATTATCGAAGAAATCGGCAACGCCAACGCTATCTTCGGCAAGAACTTCGCGGATAACGAGATGCCCGTGGTCACAGCGGTTACGTGCATTATCGACGATAACTATAAATTCGAAGACGGGAAGTCTTACGGGGTATCGGTGACGCTGTTGTCGCGGGAGAAACGACGTAAAGGCATTGAACCTGCCGCCCGGCTATTTGGTGCTGGGTTTAGTGCGCACAATGAAAATGGCATCATCCAGGTGGTTCCTGCTCACTAACGGACGTTGAAAGTCGGGCAGGCATAAAGTGGGTTTGTCGAACCGCCTTATGCCGTTAGCCGATGGTTTATTTCGCCTTGCGGAAGCTTTTCGCCGCGGCCGGCGAGTTGACCATCACCCCATCGGCGCCCAGCGCCAGCGCCTGCTGGTACTCCTGCGGCGAATTGACGCCGAACAGAATGATGTGCGCCGGGCCTTGCGAACGGAAGCAGTCCATCGATTCCTTATCCCAGGTCAGAAACGCCCTGGAGCGCCCTTCGCCCAGGGTATATTTCTCCACCACCTCCACTTCGCGCTTCAGCTCCAGCCCGTACCAACGCGGCTGCTGGGCATCCGGCTTAACGTCGCACTGGTGCGCCATGGTGATATTGGCCAGCAGGCTGCGGGTTTGGTCGCGGTTCTCGAAGCGTTTGATCTGCGACGGCAGCGCCTGCAGGTAGTTGGCGTCGGTGGAGTAGACGCGGGTGCGGTTCAGGCTATCGGTATCCTGCAGCGTCGCCAGCAGCGCTTTGCCGAACTGCGCCGGGTCGGCGTCCGGCGATTTGATGTCCAGATAGAAGGTGACGCGCGGGAAGGCCTGCAGCACCTCGTCGAGCCGCGGAATGCCGATGCCCTGGCCGCGGAACGGATGAGCCTCGCCTTTGGCGAACGACCAGCCGGCGTCAGCCCTGGCCAACTGCTCGGCGGTGTAGGCGGAAACCGGCCCCTGCTGATTGGTCAAGGCCTTCAGATCCGAAGGGCGGTACAGCACGATGACGCCGTCTTTGGACTGCTGCAGGGTGATCCAGATGGCGTCGGCGCCGTTTTTCAGCGCGGTTTCAATGGCGATGCGGGTATTTTCCGGCGCGTCGGCGGTGCCGCCACGGTGGGCGATAATCGCCGGCGCATGGCCGGCAGCGGCGCCTGCGGCCAGCGAGCAGAGCGACAGCGCGGAGGCCAACAGCAAATGGGAAAACCTGATCATGCGGGATACCTTTATGAGGAAGCGAATGGCGAAGCTGCGGAAATCATACTATTGAAAAATTAAGCTTTTTTAACAACGCGGAAATATCTGCCGAAAACGGTGTTTTCCCCGAGCCAACCGAGCCTTGAGCTTTCGATAACTGGCTGTATACTTATACAGTGTTATTGGAGGGTGCGATGCGTAAAATCATTCATGTCGATATGGACTGCTTCTTCGCGGCGGTGGAAATGCGCGACGATCCCAGCCTGCGCGATATTCCGCTGGCGATTGGCGGCAGCGCCGATCGGCGCGGGGTGATCAGCACCGCCAACTACCCCGCGCGCCGCTACGGGGTACACAGCGCCATGTCGACGGCGATGGCGCTCAAACTGTGCCCGCATCTCACCCTGCTGCCGGGCCGCATGGCGGCCTACAAGGAAGCTTCGCTGCACATCCGCGAGATCTTCGCCCGCTACACCCCGCTGATCGAGCCGCTGTCATTGGATGAAGCCTATCTGGACGTGACCGACAGCCGCCAGTGCAACGGATCGGCAACCCTGATCGCCCAGGAAATCCGCCAGGCGATCGCCGACGAACTGAACCTCACCGCCTCGGCCGGCATTGCGCCGATCAAATTCCTCGCCAAGATCGCCTCCGAGCTGAACAAGCCGAACGGGCAGTATGTGATCACGCCGGCGCAGGTGCCGGCGTTTTTACAGCAGCTGCCGCTGAGCAAGATCCCCGGCGTCGGCAAGGTGACCGCCAAGCGGCTGGAAGAGGTGGGGTTAATCACCTGCGCCGACGTGCAGCAGTACGATCTGGCGCTGCTGCTCAAGCGCTTCGGCAAGTTTGGCCGGGTGCTGTGGGAACGCTGCCAGGGCATTGACCTGCGCGAGGTTTCCTCTGAGCGGTTGCGTAAGTCGGTAGGGGTGGAGCGCACGCTGGCGGAGGACATCCACGACTGGGAAGAGTGCGAGGCGCTGATTGTCGATAAACTCTACCCCGAACTGGAGCTGCGGCTGCGCAAGGTGAAGCCGGACCTGCATATCGCCCGCCAGGGAGTGAAGCTGAAGTTTCAGGATTTTCAGCAAACCACCCAGGAGCACGTTTTCCCGGTGCTGAATCGGCAGGATTTGCTGGAGGTGGCGCGGCAGGCGTGGCGCGAGCGCCGGGAAGGGCGCGGCGTGCGGCTGGTGGGGCTGCACGTGACGCTGCTGGATCCGCAGCTGGAGCGACAGCTGCTGCTGCCATGGGAATGAAAAAGGCCGGCGAGATGCCTAGTGCTGGTCAGTTAACGTATTTCTGAGGGTGTTGGTGAAGTTTTCGGTCGATAAAGGTGAGATGCACCATGAGACTCACGCGCCTCGACCGAGCAAGGGGCCGTAGGCGCGGCCCCTTGCAACCCGCGCCCTTGCCCA is drawn from Serratia entomophila and contains these coding sequences:
- a CDS encoding type IV secretion protein Rhs, translated to MGQQQEGIKRALTVGEINLARSVFGSSVFYEKVFVHCDSYLPFGLQASRTAMAPNGEVWFRQALYKADFFTAAAGFQHVFIHEMSHVWQYQKGMWVRTRGLLSWAAEYKYRLDGKQLLHNYSMEQQASIIADYWFLKKYGYTIWLGAINNGVNFQGVTDKAIARKYEYALSQFFKQR
- a CDS encoding putative T6SS immunity periplasmic lipoprotein — translated: MNRIILAGTLTLLLAGCMHMNDPRPKNYAASVTVVDNHVCVRVQPEGDERLAGVIIEEIGNANAIFGKNFADNEMPVVTAVTCIIDDNYKFEDGKSYGVSVTLLSREKRRKGIEPAARLFGAGFSAHNENGIIQVVPAH
- a CDS encoding glycerophosphodiester phosphodiesterase family protein, with translation MIRFSHLLLASALSLCSLAAGAAAGHAPAIIAHRGGTADAPENTRIAIETALKNGADAIWITLQQSKDGVIVLYRPSDLKALTNQQGPVSAYTAEQLARADAGWSFAKGEAHPFRGQGIGIPRLDEVLQAFPRVTFYLDIKSPDADPAQFGKALLATLQDTDSLNRTRVYSTDANYLQALPSQIKRFENRDQTRSLLANITMAHQCDVKPDAQQPRWYGLELKREVEVVEKYTLGEGRSRAFLTWDKESMDCFRSQGPAHIILFGVNSPQEYQQALALGADGVMVNSPAAAKSFRKAK
- the dinB gene encoding DNA polymerase IV → MRKIIHVDMDCFFAAVEMRDDPSLRDIPLAIGGSADRRGVISTANYPARRYGVHSAMSTAMALKLCPHLTLLPGRMAAYKEASLHIREIFARYTPLIEPLSLDEAYLDVTDSRQCNGSATLIAQEIRQAIADELNLTASAGIAPIKFLAKIASELNKPNGQYVITPAQVPAFLQQLPLSKIPGVGKVTAKRLEEVGLITCADVQQYDLALLLKRFGKFGRVLWERCQGIDLREVSSERLRKSVGVERTLAEDIHDWEECEALIVDKLYPELELRLRKVKPDLHIARQGVKLKFQDFQQTTQEHVFPVLNRQDLLEVARQAWRERREGRGVRLVGLHVTLLDPQLERQLLLPWE